A DNA window from Acetobacter aceti NBRC 14818 contains the following coding sequences:
- a CDS encoding DUF1656 domain-containing protein — protein MNAPLQSVINIGGLLVSSFLVHVGLGLLTMLILKPILTKTRLDRFMWNVPLAEFGMLIIFTGIYTILL, from the coding sequence CCGTCATCAATATCGGTGGACTGCTTGTTTCATCATTTCTCGTACATGTCGGTCTTGGTCTTCTGACCATGCTGATCCTCAAGCCGATCCTGACCAAGACGCGTCTGGACCGGTTCATGTGGAATGTACCGCTGGCCGAGTTCGGCATGCTGATCATCTTTACCGGGATCTACACGATCCTGCTCTGA